One Paenibacillus sp. FSL H7-0737 DNA segment encodes these proteins:
- a CDS encoding heme-binding protein produces the protein MDLKALDLLEKELEFTSFSHQDALAIGNRIVQCAQDNKVAVAVHIERNRVPVFTHLMDGTSEENYEWLFRKKRIVDHYNRSSAYIEQRFIQSGASHTEHSLLSTSEYQAVGGSIPIRVKGVGVVGSVTVGGLTGELDHAYAVEGIHLFLKGE, from the coding sequence ATGGATTTAAAAGCATTAGACCTATTAGAGAAGGAATTGGAATTCACAAGTTTTAGCCATCAAGATGCACTCGCTATTGGCAACCGAATTGTGCAGTGTGCCCAAGATAACAAAGTAGCGGTAGCCGTGCATATTGAACGTAACCGAGTTCCCGTGTTTACGCATCTAATGGATGGTACTTCGGAAGAAAACTACGAATGGTTATTTCGCAAAAAACGGATCGTTGATCATTATAACCGAAGTTCTGCCTACATTGAGCAACGCTTTATCCAAAGTGGTGCTTCTCACACAGAACACTCCCTGCTTTCCACGTCAGAGTATCAAGCAGTGGGTGGTTCTATTCCCATCCGTGTCAAAGGTGTTGGCGTTGTCGGGTCCGTAACAGTCGGGGGTTTGACCGGCGAGTTAGATCATGCTTATGCAGTTGAGGGCATTCACCTGTTTTTAAAAGGCGAATAA
- a CDS encoding YncE family protein, with the protein MNSDNVSVIDGATNTVLATVPAGDGAGAVAVNTSTNAIYVANFNDNTVTVIDGLTNTVVTTIIPAGGSPFPTGIGVSSLNNSIYVAELGIFFLLFKKREKLPLYVIVRWWHY; encoded by the coding sequence TTGAACAGCGACAACGTATCCGTTATCGACGGAGCGACCAATACTGTGCTGGCCACCGTTCCTGCCGGGGATGGAGCAGGTGCAGTCGCGGTCAATACCTCTACAAATGCTATCTATGTTGCCAACTTTAATGATAATACTGTTACTGTCATTGACGGATTAACAAACACTGTGGTGACTACCATTATTCCCGCCGGCGGTTCTCCTTTTCCAACGGGAATAGGTGTGAGTTCCTTAAACAATTCTATTTATGTAGCTGAATTAGGCATCTTCTTTTTACTTTTTAAGAAGCGTGAGAAGTTACCTTTGTATGTAATCGTGCGATGGTGGCATTACTAA
- the treR gene encoding trehalose operon repressor, translated as MRENKYLQIYNEYSNQILSGQLLPGTKLPSESELAEAYSTSRETVRKALNLLFREGYIHKIKGRGSFVLDMTRMDFPVTGLISFKEMADTLGTASRTLVERTISEPAGSALARHLQIPPETLVWKVIRAREIEGDRIILDKDYFRADIVPFLSEEIAEGSLYDYLEQELGLKISYAKKLISVEPSTEEDHRLLDLKSYTHIVVVRNYVYLENTVLFQYTESRHRLDKFQFVDFARRVKR; from the coding sequence TTGAGAGAAAATAAATATTTGCAAATTTATAATGAGTACAGCAACCAAATTCTTTCTGGACAACTGCTGCCGGGAACCAAACTGCCCTCTGAAAGTGAACTTGCTGAAGCTTACAGCACTTCACGAGAGACCGTTCGCAAAGCGCTGAACCTGCTGTTCCGTGAAGGATACATTCACAAAATTAAGGGCAGAGGCTCCTTTGTGCTTGATATGACGAGAATGGATTTCCCCGTTACCGGTCTGATTTCATTTAAAGAGATGGCCGATACATTGGGTACTGCCTCGCGGACACTGGTAGAGCGGACGATAAGTGAGCCGGCAGGCTCCGCGCTCGCCAGACACCTACAGATTCCGCCTGAAACCCTGGTTTGGAAAGTTATTCGTGCCAGAGAGATTGAAGGCGATCGGATCATTTTGGATAAGGATTATTTCCGGGCGGATATTGTTCCATTCCTAAGCGAGGAAATCGCGGAAGGCTCACTCTATGATTATCTGGAGCAGGAGTTGGGTCTTAAAATTAGTTATGCGAAGAAGCTGATATCCGTTGAGCCTTCTACTGAGGAGGATCATAGACTGCTTGATTTGAAGAGTTACACGCATATTGTAGTAGTACGAAACTATGTTTATTTGGAGAACACGGTGCTTTTCCAATATACCGAGTCCAGGCATCGACTGGATAAATTTCAGTTCGTTGATTTTGCTCGAAGAGTGAAACGTTAA
- a CDS encoding IclR family transcriptional regulator, protein MDQYEVATLKKGLLILDALQQGEPMRLTEIMHRFNLNKSTTFRLLYTLELTGFIQKEGHTYKASELKGHHSSSANTRLNWLVVPSLHQLANELGETAYIGILDGMKVMTVQVVESNHAIRSHTHVGDSAYAHLSAFGKVILAHLSDEQLKEMLTHLTQYKATKQTFDDNHLLKEHLNVIRQQGYAIDDEETEVGLRCVAAPIFYNSKVIAALAISGPAARLNRKRDRAVSKILKECSAQISSQL, encoded by the coding sequence ATGGATCAATATGAGGTTGCAACCCTAAAAAAAGGTCTACTCATTCTAGACGCTCTGCAGCAAGGTGAACCCATGAGATTGACTGAGATTATGCACCGGTTTAACCTTAATAAGTCAACAACTTTTCGTCTGCTTTATACGCTGGAATTGACAGGTTTTATTCAAAAAGAAGGTCACACGTACAAAGCTTCTGAATTAAAGGGGCACCATTCATCATCTGCTAACACTCGACTTAATTGGTTAGTTGTTCCATCCCTGCATCAATTAGCGAATGAACTTGGCGAAACCGCATATATTGGGATTTTAGATGGTATGAAAGTCATGACAGTACAAGTGGTGGAGAGCAATCATGCCATCCGTAGCCATACACACGTAGGTGATTCTGCTTATGCCCATCTCAGTGCCTTTGGAAAAGTAATCCTGGCGCATCTAAGTGATGAACAACTAAAAGAAATGCTTACACATCTTACCCAGTACAAAGCAACAAAGCAAACTTTTGACGACAACCATTTATTAAAAGAGCATCTTAATGTAATCCGTCAACAAGGATACGCCATTGATGATGAAGAAACAGAAGTGGGTTTACGCTGCGTTGCTGCACCTATATTTTATAATAGTAAAGTGATCGCTGCATTGGCTATATCCGGCCCTGCTGCACGATTGAACCGAAAGAGAGACCGTGCGGTAAGTAAAATATTGAAGGAATGCAGTGCACAGATTTCCAGTCAACTTTGA
- a CDS encoding MFS transporter yields the protein MNSKILIALMSLALSAFAIGTTEFVIVGILQEVASDLGISVTQAGTLVSGYAIALAIGTPIIVVITGEFPKKGYLLFLMIVFTAGNALAALASTYSILLLARIITAVAHGVFFAVAATVAADMVPTNKKGTAISIMFTGLTVATILGVPLGTYIGQEFGWRMSFAVVAVLGLIALFVTIIAVEKIPRSIHSPSLRDVGSLIANPRIIAALLMTVLGFGGTFALFTYISPILKEISGYSASSISWLLLVYGVAVAFGNIIGGKLANGHPVKSLRFVFLFQGIALLLQIWLLPNKTFTILSLILMGFFAFMMSSGVQAYILMLAEKLVPSAKDVASALNISAFNIGIAAGSTLGGLAVDHLYIMDTAWIGSIMAGLAFLLAAINYKMDKKQNLYVEERG from the coding sequence ATGAATTCAAAAATCCTAATAGCACTAATGTCACTTGCACTAAGTGCTTTTGCCATTGGAACAACAGAATTTGTTATTGTTGGTATTCTGCAAGAGGTAGCTTCAGATCTTGGCATATCGGTTACGCAAGCTGGGACTCTGGTGTCTGGGTATGCAATTGCCCTTGCTATTGGAACCCCGATCATCGTTGTTATTACAGGTGAATTTCCTAAAAAAGGATATCTACTGTTCCTCATGATCGTATTCACTGCAGGGAACGCTCTGGCAGCATTAGCTTCTACCTATTCCATTTTGCTCTTAGCAAGGATAATTACAGCTGTTGCACATGGTGTGTTTTTCGCTGTTGCAGCTACAGTGGCCGCAGATATGGTCCCTACTAACAAAAAAGGCACCGCCATCTCCATCATGTTCACCGGGTTAACCGTCGCTACCATTCTAGGTGTTCCCCTTGGGACATATATCGGTCAGGAATTTGGATGGCGGATGTCATTTGCGGTGGTTGCTGTATTAGGACTAATAGCTTTGTTTGTCACTATTATTGCCGTGGAAAAAATTCCGCGTTCAATTCACTCACCGAGCCTTAGAGATGTTGGTAGTCTGATTGCCAACCCACGTATCATCGCTGCACTGCTAATGACAGTACTGGGTTTCGGCGGAACCTTCGCCTTATTTACGTATATCTCTCCTATCCTTAAAGAGATTAGCGGATACTCAGCCTCGTCTATTTCATGGCTGCTGTTGGTTTACGGAGTTGCTGTGGCATTTGGGAATATTATTGGAGGGAAATTAGCAAATGGACATCCTGTAAAGTCGCTCCGATTTGTATTCCTGTTTCAGGGCATTGCTCTGCTGTTGCAAATATGGCTGCTACCCAACAAGACGTTCACCATTTTATCCCTTATATTAATGGGCTTCTTCGCTTTTATGATGTCTTCCGGCGTACAGGCTTACATTCTAATGCTTGCAGAAAAGCTGGTACCTTCTGCTAAGGATGTCGCCTCTGCATTAAACATCTCTGCATTTAATATTGGGATAGCTGCTGGTTCTACACTAGGTGGGCTTGCAGTAGACCATTTGTATATTATGGATACGGCCTGGATCGGTTCAATTATGGCTGGATTGGCTTTTTTACTCGCAGCTATAAACTACAAAATGGATAAGAAACAGAATCTTTATGTTGAGGAGAGAGGATAA